From Gemmatimonas sp. UBA7669, a single genomic window includes:
- a CDS encoding MbcA/ParS/Xre antitoxin family protein — protein sequence MRSRRLASGTAWIYALPEARALIARVERIVQESGNGQPFDAVGWLAEWLRRPVPALGGRAPRAMMGSAEGRAHVFRVVAQMQSGAYG from the coding sequence ATGCGCTCGCGACGGCTGGCCTCGGGGACGGCGTGGATCTACGCCCTCCCCGAGGCGCGCGCTCTGATCGCGCGGGTCGAGCGCATCGTGCAGGAAAGCGGGAATGGGCAGCCCTTCGACGCGGTCGGTTGGCTCGCCGAGTGGCTCCGGCGCCCCGTCCCCGCGCTCGGCGGACGCGCCCCGCGTGCGATGATGGGGAGCGCGGAAGGCCGGGCTCACGTGTTTCGAGTCGTTGCACAGATGCAGTCGGGAGCCTACGGCTAG
- a CDS encoding AbrB/MazE/SpoVT family DNA-binding domain-containing protein: protein MVILSNFTLVMTGVRTALPLKSAMVTAPLNDRWQITIPLSARDALDLQPRERVGFVVDRGVLRVVNATALERIALGAWAGVFGVDFEDSVATELAFDDRLADHVQRLLDRRAL from the coding sequence TTGGTGATTCTGAGCAATTTCACATTGGTGATGACAGGGGTCCGCACCGCGCTCCCACTCAAGTCGGCGATGGTCACGGCGCCACTCAATGACCGCTGGCAGATCACGATCCCGCTCAGTGCGCGCGACGCGCTGGACCTGCAGCCGAGGGAACGTGTGGGATTCGTCGTCGACCGTGGCGTGCTGCGCGTCGTGAACGCCACGGCCTTGGAACGGATCGCGCTCGGCGCATGGGCCGGCGTGTTTGGCGTCGACTTCGAGGATTCCGTGGCGACCGAGCTGGCGTTCGACGACCGGCTTGCCGACCACGTGCAACGCCTGCTGGATCGCCGCGCCCTGTAG
- a CDS encoding DUF6328 family protein — translation MSSNAEPAERDRESARDGAGDLGDLLQELRVLLQGVQVLTGFLIVLPFSEGFARVGPGHRRLYVVLFVCALVSLVLFSAPAAQHRILTPLSDRIRFKRGSTRLVVAGMVPFSVALVLATHFVLTHVAGTRVADVVSAVVAAAIFMLWWMIPLVRRRDVAHSASARDL, via the coding sequence GTGAGCAGCAACGCTGAGCCCGCGGAAAGGGACCGCGAGTCCGCCCGGGATGGCGCGGGCGATCTCGGGGATTTGCTACAAGAGCTGCGCGTGCTTCTGCAGGGCGTGCAGGTGCTCACCGGGTTCCTTATCGTCCTCCCCTTCAGCGAAGGGTTCGCGCGGGTCGGGCCTGGTCACCGCCGCCTCTACGTCGTGCTCTTCGTCTGCGCGCTGGTCAGTCTCGTGCTCTTCAGTGCGCCGGCGGCGCAACACCGGATTTTGACCCCGCTCAGCGACCGCATCCGGTTCAAGCGCGGATCGACGCGTCTGGTGGTGGCGGGCATGGTCCCGTTCTCGGTCGCGTTGGTCCTCGCCACGCACTTCGTACTCACCCACGTGGCCGGTACCCGCGTGGCCGACGTGGTCAGCGCGGTAGTTGCCGCCGCGATCTTCATGCTGTGGTGGATGATCCCACTCGTGCGCCGACGCGACGTGGCGCATAGTGCGTCCGCACGCGACCTCTAA
- a CDS encoding flagellar hook-basal body protein → MSGDELIAAAKRVILRRQEAISNNLANASTTGFKGEHVFARMLAGAAADAGPVAESQTDLRPGALESTGRPLDLALEGPGFFVVNTAAGERLTRGGSFSLTADGAVVDAHGNALLGEGGGIRIPSGAPVGSIGVDGAGQVRVDGRIVDRLRVERTPGDVVLERQGSGLFVPPATRLPDRNATGVRQGALEASNVNILDGLVELVLIQRAYGALHQVDAIAESVEGLATELGKPAT, encoded by the coding sequence ATGAGCGGCGATGAGCTGATCGCGGCTGCGAAACGCGTCATCTTGCGTCGCCAGGAGGCCATCTCGAACAACTTGGCGAACGCGTCGACGACCGGCTTCAAGGGCGAGCACGTCTTCGCGCGGATGCTCGCGGGCGCGGCGGCCGATGCCGGGCCGGTGGCAGAGAGTCAGACCGACCTGCGGCCGGGCGCGCTGGAATCGACGGGTCGTCCGCTCGACTTGGCGCTTGAGGGGCCCGGCTTCTTCGTGGTCAACACCGCAGCGGGCGAGCGGCTCACGCGGGGCGGGTCCTTCTCGCTCACCGCCGATGGGGCGGTGGTGGATGCGCATGGCAATGCGCTCCTCGGAGAGGGCGGCGGCATTCGCATTCCCTCGGGTGCCCCCGTCGGGAGCATTGGGGTGGACGGGGCTGGGCAGGTGCGTGTGGACGGGCGGATCGTCGACCGGCTTCGTGTAGAGCGCACGCCGGGGGATGTGGTGCTCGAACGCCAGGGGAGTGGCCTCTTCGTGCCGCCAGCGACGCGACTCCCCGACCGCAACGCGACCGGCGTCCGCCAAGGCGCACTCGAGGCCAGCAATGTGAACATCCTCGACGGCTTGGTGGAGCTCGTCCTGATCCAGCGCGCGTACGGTGCGCTGCACCAAGTCGACGCCATCGCGGAATCGGTGGAGGGCTTAGCCACGGAGTTGGGGAAGCCGGCTACGTGA